The Thiogranum longum genome includes a region encoding these proteins:
- a CDS encoding lysophospholipid acyltransferase family protein: MPNEPSTTPSQRRKPVSTAPIPANTAMRFRWWRETVMLRGLWLLVGGLSPERASALGRRIMRFIGPHSAKHRHVRANLAIMCPERSKTEIEALSRQVWGSLGATLAEFVHLDTLTNTVTDTPAIEVVCENTDADFLAHRKPCIFVAAHLGNWELSSWGIQHFGYPVDVVYKPQDNPRLDALVMPRRQRLGCGLVPVRNAVRNLMKSLKQGRSVGLHVDVRVEDAPLSPFAGLEAATTTMPAWLARKFECDIVPVHTERVGDARFRVILHPSIPWRDATTGEPKSIELLTAEMNEAVAGLIRRVPGQWLCTKRRWPKKAMQERGAYS, encoded by the coding sequence ATGCCTAATGAACCTTCGACGACCCCGTCACAGCGGCGAAAGCCGGTGTCCACTGCACCAATACCCGCAAATACCGCCATGCGTTTCCGCTGGTGGCGTGAGACAGTCATGTTGCGCGGACTGTGGTTGCTGGTGGGGGGATTGTCGCCTGAGCGCGCTTCGGCGCTTGGTCGACGTATTATGCGGTTTATCGGTCCGCACTCCGCCAAGCATCGTCATGTCCGTGCCAACCTGGCCATCATGTGTCCGGAACGCAGTAAAACCGAAATCGAGGCGTTGTCGCGGCAGGTGTGGGGCAGTCTCGGCGCGACGCTGGCCGAGTTTGTCCACCTGGATACGCTGACAAACACTGTCACAGACACACCCGCTATCGAGGTCGTCTGTGAGAATACCGATGCGGATTTTCTGGCACACCGGAAGCCTTGCATATTTGTTGCCGCCCATCTCGGTAACTGGGAACTGTCGTCCTGGGGTATCCAGCACTTCGGTTATCCTGTAGATGTCGTCTACAAGCCCCAGGATAACCCGCGGCTCGACGCATTGGTGATGCCGCGCAGGCAGCGACTCGGGTGTGGGCTGGTGCCCGTCCGCAATGCCGTGCGAAATTTGATGAAAAGCCTGAAGCAGGGGCGCTCGGTCGGTCTGCACGTGGACGTGCGTGTAGAAGACGCACCGCTGTCTCCGTTTGCCGGACTTGAGGCTGCAACCACCACCATGCCGGCCTGGCTGGCACGCAAGTTCGAGTGCGATATTGTGCCAGTGCATACCGAGCGGGTGGGGGATGCGCGCTTTCGCGTCATACTGCACCCATCCATTCCCTGGCGGGATGCCACTACAGGTGAGCCAAAATCCATTGAACTGCTTACCGCGGAGATGAACGAGGCTGTCGCAGGCCTGATTCGCCGCGTGCCCGGCCAGTGGCTGTGCACCAAGCGGCGCTGGCCCAAAAAGGCCATGCAGGAGCGCGGCGCCTATTCCTGA
- a CDS encoding lysophospholipid acyltransferase family protein codes for MARLLWKGDERFSWLTRSGQWLEAALMRLFWWFMSLLSPETASSFGARVFGWLGPRSAKHRHVVANLRMACPDLDEREIQLLARGVWRNIGSVIAEYPHLGKLVGRDGEPQFEVVCENEDAAFRNRERPCIFVAAHLGNLYFSAAALRQLGIPVDLVYSPLANPYLDAQIQDYLSVLDCGFITKQNALRPMLKALKQGRSVGLHVDVRVDDGELFPLLGEDATTTTGPAFLAVKTGLDIVPVRTERLPGARFRVTLFPALERPPEDYSDADAIRFLTEQMNTVIGRLIREHPDQWMCTKRRWPKLRMRDKGAYDA; via the coding sequence ATGGCGAGACTGCTGTGGAAAGGCGATGAGCGTTTTTCCTGGCTGACCCGGTCTGGTCAGTGGCTGGAAGCGGCATTGATGCGCCTGTTCTGGTGGTTTATGTCGCTGTTGTCTCCCGAAACCGCTTCGTCGTTCGGTGCCAGGGTGTTTGGCTGGCTGGGGCCGCGTAGCGCCAAGCACCGGCATGTTGTTGCCAACTTGCGAATGGCCTGCCCGGACCTCGATGAGCGTGAAATCCAGTTGCTGGCGCGTGGCGTGTGGCGCAACATCGGTAGTGTCATCGCCGAATACCCGCACCTCGGAAAACTGGTCGGCAGGGACGGTGAGCCACAGTTCGAGGTGGTCTGCGAAAATGAAGATGCCGCGTTCCGCAACCGGGAGCGTCCCTGCATCTTTGTTGCGGCACATCTCGGTAACCTGTATTTCTCGGCTGCTGCGCTTCGTCAACTGGGTATCCCTGTCGATCTGGTCTACAGCCCGCTCGCCAATCCGTATCTTGATGCACAGATCCAGGATTACCTTTCGGTACTCGATTGCGGTTTTATTACCAAGCAGAATGCCCTGCGACCGATGCTCAAGGCATTGAAGCAGGGGCGCTCGGTCGGGTTGCACGTTGATGTGCGGGTTGATGACGGGGAGCTGTTTCCGCTACTGGGTGAAGATGCCACTACCACCACAGGACCGGCTTTCCTGGCGGTGAAGACCGGACTGGATATTGTGCCGGTACGAACCGAACGGCTGCCCGGTGCGCGTTTTCGCGTCACCTTGTTCCCGGCGCTGGAACGTCCACCCGAGGATTATTCTGACGCAGACGCCATCCGTTTTCTTACCGAACAAATGAACACGGTGATTGGCAGGCTGATCCGGGAACACCCTGACCAGTGGATGTGCACCAAGCGGCGCTGGCCGAAGTTGCGTATGCGAGACAAGGGCGCCTACGATGCCTAA
- the dapB gene encoding 4-hydroxy-tetrahydrodipicolinate reductase produces MTRIAIPGAAGRMGRNLIDACQRTEGLSLGAATERPGHELIGSDAGVVAGVGALGVLIGDNLEAVVDDFDVLIDFTAPAVTLVHLDLCRRHGKSMVIGTTGFSEEQKQQIQDAAKDISIVFAPNMSVGVNLCLKLLDIAARVLGDDVDIEIIEAHHRHKVDAPSGTALRMGEVVADALGRDLKTCAVYGREGITGARDRNTIGFETIRAGDIVGEHTVMFAAEGERVEIIHKASSRMTFASGAVRAAGWVSGHSSGLYDMHDVLGL; encoded by the coding sequence ATGACGCGTATAGCGATTCCCGGTGCTGCCGGCCGCATGGGGCGGAACCTCATCGACGCTTGCCAGCGTACCGAGGGGCTTTCGCTGGGTGCTGCGACCGAACGTCCGGGTCATGAGCTGATTGGCAGTGATGCCGGTGTGGTGGCCGGTGTGGGCGCGCTGGGCGTGCTGATCGGCGACAACCTGGAAGCGGTTGTCGACGACTTTGATGTACTGATTGATTTTACCGCACCGGCTGTCACGCTGGTGCACCTCGACCTGTGCCGCCGGCACGGAAAATCCATGGTGATCGGCACCACCGGCTTCAGTGAAGAACAGAAGCAGCAGATTCAGGACGCCGCGAAAGACATCAGTATTGTGTTTGCGCCCAACATGAGCGTTGGCGTAAACCTGTGTCTCAAGTTGCTCGACATTGCCGCGCGCGTACTGGGCGATGATGTCGATATCGAAATTATCGAAGCGCACCACCGCCACAAGGTGGACGCACCCTCCGGTACCGCACTGCGCATGGGAGAAGTGGTTGCCGATGCACTGGGGCGCGATCTTAAAACCTGTGCCGTGTATGGACGGGAAGGCATCACGGGTGCACGTGACCGTAACACCATCGGTTTTGAAACCATTCGTGCCGGCGATATTGTCGGCGAACACACGGTCATGTTTGCCGCCGAAGGCGAGCGTGTGGAAATTATCCACAAGGCTTCCAGCCGAATGACCTTTGCCTCCGGTGCGGTGCGTGCAGCCGGCTGGGTCAGCGGGCATTCCAGTGGCCTCTATGACATGCACGATGTGCTTGGCCTCTGA
- the dnaJ gene encoding molecular chaperone DnaJ: MSKRDYYEILGVAKNVSDAELKKAYRRAAQKHHPDRNPDDAESEEKFKEAKEAYEVLCDAQKRAAYDQFGHAGVDPSMGGGGGFGGGGGGGASFSDVFGDVFGDIFGGGRGGGGGQRVYRGADLRYNLELSLEDAVHGTTVKIRVPTFTSCKTCGGSGAKKGTQPTTCTTCGGHGQVRMQQGFFSVQQTCPRCNGTGSVVSDPCGDCHGQGRIKEQKTLSVKVPAGVDTGDRIRLANEGEAGENGGPPGDLYVQIQVKEHAIFKRDDADLYCEVPISYATAALGGELEVPTLDGRVKLKVPEGTQTGKLFRMRGKGVKPVRDNAVGDLLCRVVVETPVKLSSKQKELLRELDGSMKDNKKHSPQAHSWLDGVKKFFDGVKF, encoded by the coding sequence ATGTCGAAGCGAGATTATTACGAAATACTGGGCGTGGCCAAAAACGTCAGTGACGCGGAACTGAAGAAAGCCTACCGGCGAGCCGCGCAGAAGCACCACCCGGACCGCAACCCGGACGACGCCGAGTCTGAAGAGAAGTTCAAGGAGGCCAAGGAAGCCTATGAAGTTCTTTGTGATGCGCAGAAGCGCGCTGCGTATGATCAGTTCGGGCATGCCGGCGTCGATCCTTCCATGGGCGGCGGCGGAGGGTTCGGCGGTGGTGGTGGCGGTGGCGCCAGCTTCAGTGATGTTTTCGGTGATGTTTTCGGTGACATCTTCGGGGGGGGGCGTGGCGGCGGCGGGGGGCAGCGCGTCTATCGTGGTGCCGACCTGCGTTATAACCTGGAACTGTCACTCGAGGACGCGGTGCACGGTACGACGGTCAAAATTCGTGTACCCACTTTTACCAGCTGCAAGACCTGCGGGGGGTCTGGTGCAAAAAAAGGCACCCAGCCCACTACCTGTACCACCTGTGGTGGCCACGGTCAGGTACGCATGCAGCAGGGCTTTTTCTCGGTCCAGCAGACCTGTCCGCGCTGTAATGGCACCGGCTCGGTTGTCAGCGATCCCTGTGGCGACTGCCACGGACAGGGTCGTATAAAGGAACAAAAGACCCTGTCGGTGAAGGTGCCGGCCGGTGTCGATACCGGCGACCGGATACGCCTGGCCAACGAAGGTGAAGCGGGTGAGAACGGCGGGCCGCCGGGAGATCTGTATGTGCAGATCCAGGTCAAGGAACACGCAATCTTCAAGCGTGACGATGCCGACCTTTATTGCGAAGTCCCGATCAGCTATGCCACGGCGGCGCTCGGTGGCGAACTCGAGGTGCCTACACTGGACGGCCGGGTCAAGCTGAAAGTGCCGGAAGGCACGCAGACCGGCAAGCTGTTCCGCATGCGTGGCAAGGGCGTTAAACCGGTGCGTGACAATGCCGTCGGTGACCTGTTGTGTCGCGTGGTGGTGGAAACGCCGGTCAAGCTCAGTTCGAAGCAGAAGGAATTACTGCGTGAACTGGACGGCAGCATGAAGGACAATAAGAAGCATAGCCCGCAAGCGCATTCCTGGCTGGACGGGGTAAAGAAGTTTTTCGACGGCGTGAAGTTCTAA
- the dnaK gene encoding molecular chaperone DnaK has translation MGKIIGIDLGTTNSCVAVMEGGEPRVIENSEGDRTTPSVVAFADGDEVLVGQAAKRQAITNPANTLFAIKRLIGRRFEDPEVQKDMELVPYKIIKADNGDAWVEVNGKKMAPQEVAARVLQKMKKTAEDYLGEDVTDAVITVPAYFNDSQRQATKDAGKIAGLDVKRIINEPTAAALAYGMDKKRGDVKIAVYDLGGGTFDISIIEIAEVDGEHQFEVLSTNGDTFLGGEDFDKRLIDYLADEFQKDQGIDLRGDPLVMQRLKEAAEKAKIELSSSQQTDINLPYITADATGPKHMNLKITRAKLESLVEDLVTRTIDPCKLALKDAGLSVGEIDDVILVGGQTRMPKVQEAVQNFFGKEPRKDVNPDEAVAVGAAIQGGVLGGDVKDVLLLDVTPLSLGIETLGGVMTKLIEKNTTIPTKATQVFSTADDNQNAVTVHVLQGEREVASANKSLGRFDLTDIPPAPRGVPQVEVTFDIDANGILNVSAKDKGTGKEQKIVIKASSGLSESEVEQMVKDAEAHADEDRKFHELADARNQADNMIHATEKSLKDLGEDKVSADEKAAIDKAIEELKETLKGDDKEAIEAKTAALAELSGKLAEKLYAEQGGAEGAAGAAPGGEQAEASADAGDDVVDAEFEEVKDDNK, from the coding sequence ATGGGCAAAATAATCGGTATAGATCTCGGAACCACCAATTCCTGCGTTGCAGTGATGGAAGGTGGTGAACCCCGTGTTATTGAAAACAGTGAAGGCGATCGCACCACACCCTCCGTTGTAGCATTCGCGGATGGCGATGAGGTATTGGTGGGCCAGGCAGCCAAGCGCCAGGCGATTACCAATCCGGCCAACACCCTGTTTGCCATCAAGCGCCTGATCGGTCGCCGGTTTGAAGATCCGGAAGTCCAGAAGGACATGGAGCTTGTCCCCTACAAGATCATCAAGGCCGACAATGGCGACGCCTGGGTGGAAGTCAATGGCAAGAAGATGGCGCCGCAGGAAGTCGCGGCCCGCGTGCTGCAGAAGATGAAGAAGACGGCAGAAGACTACCTGGGTGAAGATGTCACCGACGCGGTTATTACTGTGCCGGCTTACTTCAATGATTCGCAGCGTCAGGCAACCAAGGACGCCGGCAAGATCGCAGGCCTGGACGTCAAGCGTATTATCAATGAGCCGACGGCGGCAGCGCTGGCCTACGGCATGGACAAGAAGCGTGGCGACGTCAAGATCGCTGTCTACGATCTGGGTGGCGGTACGTTTGATATCTCCATCATCGAGATTGCAGAAGTCGATGGTGAACATCAGTTCGAAGTGTTGTCCACCAACGGTGACACCTTCCTCGGTGGTGAAGACTTCGACAAGCGCCTGATCGACTACCTGGCCGACGAGTTCCAGAAGGACCAGGGCATTGATCTGCGCGGTGATCCGCTGGTCATGCAGCGCCTGAAGGAAGCGGCTGAAAAGGCCAAGATCGAGCTGTCTTCCAGCCAGCAGACCGATATCAACCTGCCGTACATCACGGCGGATGCGACCGGTCCGAAGCACATGAACCTGAAGATCACCCGTGCCAAGCTGGAATCGCTGGTCGAGGATCTGGTGACCCGCACGATTGATCCGTGCAAGCTGGCGCTGAAAGATGCCGGTCTGTCGGTCGGTGAAATCGACGACGTTATCCTGGTCGGTGGCCAGACACGTATGCCCAAGGTGCAGGAAGCGGTACAGAACTTTTTCGGCAAGGAGCCACGCAAAGACGTCAACCCGGACGAAGCGGTTGCCGTTGGTGCGGCGATCCAGGGTGGTGTGCTCGGTGGCGACGTCAAGGACGTGCTGTTGCTCGACGTAACCCCGCTGTCACTGGGTATCGAAACGCTGGGTGGTGTCATGACCAAGCTGATCGAGAAGAACACCACCATCCCGACCAAGGCGACGCAGGTGTTCTCGACCGCCGACGACAACCAGAATGCAGTGACGGTGCATGTCTTGCAGGGTGAGCGCGAAGTGGCATCGGCCAACAAATCGCTGGGCCGCTTCGACCTGACCGACATCCCGCCGGCACCGCGTGGCGTACCGCAGGTCGAGGTTACTTTTGATATCGACGCCAACGGTATTCTCAACGTGTCCGCGAAGGACAAGGGTACCGGCAAGGAGCAGAAGATCGTCATCAAGGCATCCAGCGGTCTGTCGGAATCCGAAGTCGAACAGATGGTAAAGGACGCCGAGGCGCACGCCGACGAGGATCGCAAGTTCCACGAGCTGGCGGATGCCCGTAACCAGGCGGACAACATGATCCACGCCACCGAGAAGTCACTCAAGGATCTGGGTGAGGACAAGGTCAGTGCCGACGAGAAGGCCGCCATCGACAAGGCGATCGAGGAACTGAAGGAAACCCTCAAGGGTGACGACAAGGAAGCCATCGAAGCCAAAACGGCTGCGCTGGCCGAGTTGTCCGGCAAGCTCGCCGAGAAACTCTACGCCGAGCAGGGTGGCGCCGAAGGTGCTGCCGGTGCGGCACCGGGTGGCGAGCAGGCTGAAGCTTCTGCGGACGCCGGCGATGATGTTGTCGATGCCGAGTTCGAAGAGGTCAAGGACGATAACAAGTAA
- the grpE gene encoding nucleotide exchange factor GrpE translates to MAKEQNVSPEDEQGFAAQAGGAADDGGEAGDHSHEELHALLTDARSKADEHWDQCLRLQAEIDNLRKRSERDLVNAHKFALEKIAAELLPVKDSLEMGLAAASENHDVEKLIEGSELTLKMLSSVLDKFNIKEINPVGEKFNPDYHEAMSMQERDDVEPNTVVAVMQKGYMLNDRLIRPAMVMVSKAPAGSSLNEQA, encoded by the coding sequence ATGGCTAAGGAACAGAACGTATCGCCGGAAGACGAGCAGGGTTTTGCTGCGCAGGCAGGCGGGGCGGCGGACGACGGCGGTGAAGCCGGCGATCACAGCCACGAGGAATTGCACGCGCTGCTAACGGATGCGCGCTCCAAGGCGGACGAGCACTGGGATCAGTGCCTGCGTCTGCAAGCCGAGATCGATAACCTGCGCAAACGCAGCGAACGTGACCTGGTCAATGCACACAAGTTCGCGCTGGAAAAGATTGCGGCAGAACTTTTGCCCGTCAAGGACAGCCTCGAAATGGGTCTGGCGGCTGCCAGTGAAAACCACGACGTGGAAAAACTTATTGAAGGCAGTGAGCTTACACTGAAGATGCTCAGCTCTGTTCTTGATAAGTTTAATATTAAAGAAATCAATCCAGTAGGCGAGAAATTTAATCCAGATTATCATGAGGCCATGTCCATGCAGGAACGTGATGATGTGGAGCCGAACACGGTTGTGGCGGTGATGCAGAAGGGCTACATGCTGAATGACCGGCTGATCCGGCCGGCCATGGTCATGGTGTCGAAGGCGCCTGCCGGCAGCTCACTCAACGAACAGGCTTGA
- the hrcA gene encoding heat-inducible transcriptional repressor HrcA: MAAELNERAQHLLKALTERYIREGQPVGSRTLARDAGLKLSPATVRNVIADLEDLGLVRSPHTSAGRVPTVQGYRLFVDTLLSVKPLEQQTVEELQENLDIGGDSRDLVETASSLLSDVTRLAGVVTLPRNEHASLQRVEFLPLSNRKVLAILVISDTEVQNCILNTERDYGAAELQQYSSFLNEQFAGKELKSVRATLIAELKETRENLNRMMTTAMTMADKMLGEAEKGSDYVLAGQTNLMDCDELCNVTTMRHLFEAFDEKREILGLLDQCVESEGVQIFIGEESGYQMLDECSLVTAPYSVNGKVLGVLGVIGPTRMAYERIIPIVDATARILSAALNPKD; this comes from the coding sequence GTGGCTGCCGAGCTGAACGAGCGCGCACAGCACTTGCTGAAAGCGCTTACCGAGCGTTATATCCGCGAGGGACAACCCGTGGGTTCGCGTACGCTTGCGCGTGACGCGGGCCTGAAGCTCAGTCCGGCCACGGTGCGCAATGTGATTGCCGACCTCGAGGATCTCGGGCTGGTGCGTTCACCCCACACCTCGGCAGGCCGTGTGCCCACCGTGCAGGGGTACCGGTTGTTCGTGGACACGCTACTGTCGGTCAAGCCGCTGGAACAACAAACGGTCGAAGAGCTCCAGGAGAATCTCGATATCGGGGGAGACAGTCGGGATCTGGTTGAAACGGCTTCCAGCCTGTTGTCCGACGTGACCCGTCTGGCCGGTGTTGTTACCCTGCCACGCAACGAGCACGCGTCGCTGCAACGTGTCGAATTCCTGCCCTTGTCGAACCGCAAGGTGCTGGCGATCCTGGTGATCAGCGATACCGAGGTGCAGAACTGTATCCTCAATACAGAACGAGACTACGGCGCAGCCGAGTTGCAACAATATTCCAGTTTTCTGAATGAGCAGTTCGCCGGCAAAGAACTGAAAAGCGTGCGCGCTACACTGATCGCCGAACTGAAAGAAACCCGTGAAAACCTCAATCGCATGATGACCACTGCCATGACCATGGCAGACAAGATGCTGGGCGAGGCGGAAAAGGGCAGTGATTATGTGCTGGCCGGGCAGACCAATCTGATGGACTGTGATGAGCTTTGCAATGTCACGACAATGCGCCACCTGTTCGAGGCTTTTGATGAAAAGCGCGAAATCCTCGGTCTGCTCGATCAGTGTGTGGAGAGCGAGGGCGTACAGATTTTCATCGGCGAGGAATCCGGCTACCAGATGCTCGACGAGTGCAGCCTGGTGACGGCCCCGTATTCAGTGAACGGCAAGGTGCTCGGCGTGCTGGGTGTTATCGGTCCGACGCGCATGGCCTACGAACGGATTATCCCGATTGTGGATGCGACGGCGCGGATATTGAGCGCGGCCTTGAATCCTAAGGATTAG
- a CDS encoding NAD(+) kinase — protein sequence MTNRFQTIGLIAKPGDSAVASTLTTLLGELERRGLPVLLDPSAAAYFEHPSADVVERAALATRCDLVIVVGGDGTLLNASRSVAGADVPVLGVNLGRLGFLADVSPNEMCDRLNEILAGDYEEEKRSLLHASVIRGNDIVSESDALNDVVVHKWDIARMIEVDTHIDDRYLNTVRADGLIVSTPTGSTAYALSGGGPILDPGLDALVLVPICPHTLSNRPIVVSDQVRIDVRLHGDGDSKAQVTCDGQVNYTLFGGDLIRICRKEHDLRLIHPRGHDHFDIMRKKLRWAEQP from the coding sequence ATGACTAATCGCTTCCAGACCATCGGCCTGATCGCCAAACCCGGCGATAGCGCCGTCGCCAGTACCCTGACCACACTGTTGGGCGAACTGGAGCGTCGTGGCCTGCCGGTGCTGCTGGATCCCAGCGCTGCCGCCTATTTCGAGCACCCGTCTGCAGATGTCGTGGAGCGCGCGGCGCTTGCCACTCGCTGCGATCTCGTGATTGTCGTGGGGGGTGATGGCACCCTGCTCAATGCTTCCCGCAGTGTGGCAGGCGCCGACGTTCCGGTGCTGGGTGTAAACCTGGGCCGGCTGGGTTTTCTTGCCGACGTATCACCGAACGAAATGTGCGACCGCCTGAATGAAATCCTGGCCGGTGACTACGAGGAAGAAAAACGTTCACTGCTGCATGCCAGCGTGATCCGTGGAAACGACATCGTCAGTGAAAGCGATGCGCTGAATGATGTGGTGGTGCATAAATGGGATATCGCACGCATGATCGAGGTCGATACCCATATCGATGACAGGTACCTCAATACGGTACGCGCCGACGGCCTGATTGTATCAACACCCACCGGCTCCACAGCCTATGCCCTGTCCGGTGGCGGCCCGATCCTGGACCCGGGACTGGACGCGCTTGTACTGGTACCCATCTGCCCGCACACCCTCAGTAACCGCCCTATCGTGGTCAGTGACCAGGTGCGCATCGATGTTCGTCTGCACGGTGATGGCGACAGCAAGGCCCAGGTCACCTGTGACGGTCAGGTCAACTACACCCTGTTCGGCGGCGACCTGATACGCATCTGCCGCAAGGAGCATGACTTGCGCCTGATCCACCCGCGCGGCCATGACCACTTCGATATCATGCGCAAAAAACTGCGCTGGGCGGAGCAGCCCTGA
- the recN gene encoding DNA repair protein RecN yields MLVSLHIRDFAIIDELEIELHRGMTALTGETGAGKSILLGALGLLLGDRADAGAVRHGSERADLSASFDISTLDRVRNWLQEQSLDLDDECQLRRVIACEGRSRAYINGTSVPLQLLRELGEHLVDIHGQHEHQSLMKRDLQRQLLDRHGKHGATLDKLATLHNDWERVQQDIEAIIGTGNDRDSRLEFLRFQLQELDDLAPQASEVETLHGELARLSNAGQLLETCAGHTESLYDDDRSAHSRLGQAINDLAPLTAIDPSLKEASELFNSALIQLEEGVDLLRDYRDRVELDPQRLQEVEQRIDALHKVAGKHRIEAEALPGFHRQLAEELQQLEQADQRLDALEQQRSTLQDDYRKTAQKLHKQRVKTARQLSGQVSEAMQALGMSGGQLDIGVTETPSDSLSPLGTDQIEFRVSANPGQPPAPLAKVASGGELSRISLAIQVIASEASDIPSLIFDEVDSGVGGAVADTVGQQLRTLGEHRQVLCVTHLPQVASQAHQHLQVTKLTGDQSTRTHIRALDEEERIDEIARMLGGQKITRATLDHARDMLGQLTAVT; encoded by the coding sequence ATGCTGGTATCACTGCACATTCGCGACTTTGCCATTATCGATGAGCTGGAAATTGAACTGCATCGCGGCATGACCGCGCTGACCGGCGAGACCGGGGCCGGCAAATCGATACTGCTTGGTGCGCTCGGCCTGCTGCTCGGTGACCGCGCCGATGCCGGGGCTGTCCGTCACGGTAGCGAACGCGCCGATCTCAGCGCCAGCTTCGATATCAGCACACTCGACCGTGTACGTAACTGGCTGCAGGAGCAGTCGCTGGACCTCGATGACGAGTGCCAGTTGCGTCGCGTCATTGCCTGCGAAGGTCGCTCACGCGCCTACATCAACGGCACATCGGTTCCCCTGCAACTCCTGCGTGAACTGGGTGAACACCTGGTGGATATTCATGGCCAGCATGAACACCAGTCACTGATGAAGCGTGACCTGCAACGTCAGCTACTCGACCGGCACGGGAAACACGGTGCCACGCTCGACAAACTCGCGACCCTGCACAACGACTGGGAGCGTGTACAGCAAGATATCGAAGCTATCATCGGCACCGGTAACGACCGTGATTCGCGACTGGAATTCCTGCGTTTTCAGCTTCAGGAACTGGACGACCTCGCGCCGCAAGCCAGCGAAGTCGAAACCCTGCACGGGGAACTGGCACGCCTGTCCAACGCCGGACAGTTACTGGAAACCTGTGCCGGCCATACAGAATCACTGTATGACGACGACCGTTCCGCGCACAGCCGGCTCGGACAGGCCATCAACGACCTGGCACCCCTGACAGCGATCGACCCATCCCTTAAAGAAGCCAGCGAACTGTTTAACAGTGCGCTTATTCAACTGGAAGAAGGCGTCGACCTGCTGCGCGACTACCGTGACCGCGTGGAACTCGACCCGCAACGACTGCAGGAGGTCGAGCAACGCATCGATGCCCTGCACAAGGTAGCCGGCAAACACCGCATCGAAGCGGAAGCCCTGCCCGGCTTTCACCGGCAGCTTGCCGAAGAACTGCAACAACTGGAACAGGCAGATCAACGTCTCGACGCACTGGAGCAACAACGCTCGACGCTGCAGGACGACTACCGCAAGACCGCGCAGAAACTGCACAAACAACGCGTCAAGACTGCCAGACAACTTTCCGGACAGGTCAGCGAGGCGATGCAGGCGCTGGGCATGAGCGGTGGCCAACTGGACATCGGGGTGACTGAAACCCCTTCAGACAGCCTGTCGCCACTGGGGACCGACCAGATTGAATTCCGGGTCAGCGCCAACCCGGGGCAACCGCCGGCGCCGTTGGCCAAAGTGGCATCCGGTGGTGAGTTGTCGCGTATCAGCCTGGCCATCCAGGTCATTGCCTCCGAAGCCAGTGACATTCCCAGCCTGATCTTCGATGAAGTCGATAGCGGCGTGGGTGGCGCTGTTGCCGATACCGTTGGCCAGCAACTCCGGACCCTCGGCGAACATCGACAGGTGCTGTGTGTCACCCACCTTCCGCAAGTGGCCTCACAGGCCCATCAGCACTTGCAGGTCACCAAGCTTACCGGCGACCAGTCCACGCGGACGCATATCCGCGCACTGGACGAAGAAGAACGCATCGATGAGATTGCGCGTATGCTGGGTGGGCAGAAGATTACCCGGGCAACACTCGATCACGCGCGCGATATGCTGGGGCAGTTGACGGCTGTGACCTAG
- the fur gene encoding ferric iron uptake transcriptional regulator, translating to MESSDLRKAGLKVTLPRMKILEILETSETRHMSAEDVYKRLLEAKEDIGLATVYRVLTQFEAAGLVTRHHFEGGHSVFEMNEGHHHDHIVCTRCGKVVEFIDETIEKCQEEVAKKEGFTIHDHSLIIYGDCTRENCPNLKD from the coding sequence TTGGAATCCAGTGATCTGCGCAAGGCCGGACTGAAGGTCACCCTGCCGAGGATGAAGATCCTCGAAATTCTCGAAACCAGCGAAACGCGCCACATGAGCGCCGAGGATGTCTATAAACGCCTGCTGGAGGCCAAAGAAGATATCGGCCTGGCGACGGTGTACCGGGTTTTGACCCAGTTCGAGGCGGCTGGCCTGGTGACGCGGCATCATTTTGAAGGCGGACACTCGGTGTTCGAGATGAACGAGGGCCATCACCATGACCACATTGTCTGCACCCGCTGCGGCAAGGTGGTGGAATTTATCGATGAAACCATCGAAAAGTGCCAGGAAGAAGTGGCGAAAAAGGAAGGTTTTACCATCCACGACCACTCGCTGATCATCTATGGCGACTGCACCCGCGAGAATTGCCCCAACCTGAAAGACTAG